In the genome of Microcoleus vaginatus PCC 9802, the window AAAAAATCGATCGACAGTTATTGATAAAATTAATTGATCGCCCGATCAGGCAAAATATAAATACAAAGTTTTTAAATTAGAATTTCTAGGTTTTACTGAAGCGGTAAAGAAACCGCAACTGCTGGCTAGCAATGAGCACTGAAGAATATATCCGGCAAGCGCAAATTTATTTGAACCGGGGTAAGTTAACTGAGGCGATCGATTGTTGCAAAAGGGCGATCGAACTTCAACCGTTTTCGCCCTCGGCTTACACGACTTTAGGCGAAATTCTCGAAGCTCAAGGCGATCCGACGGCGGCAAGAGACGCTTTTGTGCAAGCTTTGGAGATTTCGCCGCAGTTTTTTCTGGCTCATGCTTATTTGGGTCAACTTTACAGCGACTATTCGTGGCTGGATGAGGCGGTTTTTCACTACCGACAAGCTCTGGATTTGAAACCAGATTGGGCGGAAGTTCATTATAACTTGGGAAATATTTTTCACAAGCAGGGTAATTTGTTGGGGGCGATCGACTGTTACCGAAATGCGATCGCCAAAAAACCGGATTATCTGGATGCTTTCTACAATCTGGCTGTGGTTTTAGATGAAAATAGTCAGCTCGAAGCGGCAATGGATACCTACCGACAGGTGATTGCTCTGAAGCCGGATTACGTGGAAGCTTACAGCAATCTGGGTGTGATTTTGCTCAAGGACGATCGGGCTGCTGAGGCGATCGAGGTTTACCAGCGGGCGATGGAGATTAAGCCGGATTGGGCGACACTGCACAATAATTTGGGTCAAGCCTTGCTGGACAAAAGTCCGGAAAGGGCGATCGCATCTTACCTCACAGCTATTGAGTTGGAGCCGGACATGGTTTTGGCTCACTACAATTTGGGGAAAGCGTGGCAATTACAGGGGGAACATTCGGCGGCGGTTGCTTGTTTCGATCGCGCGATCGAGATCAATTCCGACTATATTTCGGGCTATACAGACGCCGGGTTTTCTTTGATGGTTTTGGGCAAAATTGCTGAAGCCATGCCTTATTTTGAGCGGGCAATAGCTCTGAAGCCTGATTTTGTTGAGGCTTACTGCCGCTTGGGAGACAGTCGCAGAGTTGCGGCGGTAGAAGATGATGAATTGTCAAGGGCGATCGCTGCGTGCGATCGATTTCTCACAGCACTAACTGGAAGGAACAGAGAAGACACCACACCAATTTTGACAGGGATACACGGATTAATTATCGAGCATGAGTCTGATGTTGAAAGAACAGGGAAGAAGTCCGAGGGAAGGCACGACACGGATTTTGACACGGATACACCGATAAATTCTCCACAACAGGGAAGAGGGAAGCAGGAAAAATTATCCATGCCCAATGCCCCATGCCCAATGCCCAATGCCCAATTACCAATTGCTGAAATTTGCGATAATTTAGCCGAAATTTACTTGCATTTGGGAAATGCTTTAACAGAGTACGGCGGACATGAATCTGCCGCCGCTTATTATCAAAAAGCTTTGCAAATTCAGCCACAGAATGCAGAGATTTACTGGCGGCTGGGAAATTCCTTAGCTCAGGAAAAGCGGTTCAGTGCAGCAATTGCAGTTTACCGCATGGCTTTGACGATTCAACCTGCTTTACCCCAGGTTTATTTTGAGTTGGCAAAACTGCTGGAAAAACAGGGGCGCTGGGAACGGGCGATTGATTATTATCAAAAGGTTTTAGATCTGCAAGTACACGGGTATGGGGAGCAGAAACAGTGGAAAAAAGAGAGTTTTATCTCGCCCGCTCACAATTCTCTAAAACCTCCTCACGGAATTTATTTATCGAGTTGGGATTGGCTGGTTAATGCTAATTTGGATGCTGATAATTATGTGGAATTATTTTGGAAATCTCCACAAAAAGCAAGTGCAGAAAATATTCCGAATTCCCAATTTGCGATCGCCAATTCCAAATTGGCAAATTCCGAGTGTGCCGGCTTAACTTGCGGGCTGTGTTTGCAGCGACTTTCTAAGTGGTTCGATCCTGTGCATTTGGGTTGGGGAGTTTGCCGTTTGTCCAACTCGCAACCGATACCTGTGGCGCAGCCAAAGACTTTTGTGGCCGCAATTCCCAACGGGCGAGTTTGGAGTGTTCCGCAGGAAAATTATTGGCTGATTTGCAAGGCGATAGCTGTAATTACTCCTGACAATTATTTGTTGGCTGATGTGTCGAGAGATTATCCGGGGTTTTTACCTGGATGCGAAAAGCATGATGTTAGAAAACACAGCGTGTTTAAGTTAGAATCCTTCCCGTCTCTCAAGCAAATTGACGGCAGGGTGGCCGTGCTTTCGGGTTTGTCGGGAAATGTCTATTTTCACTGGATGGTTGATGTTTTGCCGAGGATAGAATTGCTGCGGCACAGCGGTAGGGATTTGGCGGAAATTGATTGGTTTTTGGTGAATAGTTGTCAGCACCAATTTCAGCGGGAAAGTCTGAGAATTTTGGGCATTCCTGAAGAAAAAGTCTTGGAGAGCGATCGCTTGCCTCACATACAAGCAACCGAGTTGATTGTACCTTCTTTTGCGGGATATTTGGGCTGGCCTTCTGGGTGGGGGATGGATTTTTTGAGGCGGGAGTTTCTCAAGGGAATTCTACCTAGTTCGAGCTATCCAAAACGCATTTATATCAGCCGCAGCAAAGCAAGATATCGACGAGTTTTGAATGAGGAAGATGTGGTTGAGGTTTTGGAGAAGTTTGGCTTTGTTTCTATTTTACCTGAGTCCCTGTCTTTGGCAGAGCAAATTGCTCATTTTTACCACGCTGAGGTGATAGTG includes:
- a CDS encoding tetratricopeptide repeat protein, with translation MSTEEYIRQAQIYLNRGKLTEAIDCCKRAIELQPFSPSAYTTLGEILEAQGDPTAARDAFVQALEISPQFFLAHAYLGQLYSDYSWLDEAVFHYRQALDLKPDWAEVHYNLGNIFHKQGNLLGAIDCYRNAIAKKPDYLDAFYNLAVVLDENSQLEAAMDTYRQVIALKPDYVEAYSNLGVILLKDDRAAEAIEVYQRAMEIKPDWATLHNNLGQALLDKSPERAIASYLTAIELEPDMVLAHYNLGKAWQLQGEHSAAVACFDRAIEINSDYISGYTDAGFSLMVLGKIAEAMPYFERAIALKPDFVEAYCRLGDSRRVAAVEDDELSRAIAACDRFLTALTGRNREDTTPILTGIHGLIIEHESDVERTGKKSEGRHDTDFDTDTPINSPQQGRGKQEKLSMPNAPCPMPNAQLPIAEICDNLAEIYLHLGNALTEYGGHESAAAYYQKALQIQPQNAEIYWRLGNSLAQEKRFSAAIAVYRMALTIQPALPQVYFELAKLLEKQGRWERAIDYYQKVLDLQVHGYGEQKQWKKESFISPAHNSLKPPHGIYLSSWDWLVNANLDADNYVELFWKSPQKASAENIPNSQFAIANSKLANSECAGLTCGLCLQRLSKWFDPVHLGWGVCRLSNSQPIPVAQPKTFVAAIPNGRVWSVPQENYWLICKAIAVITPDNYLLADVSRDYPGFLPGCEKHDVRKHSVFKLESFPSLKQIDGRVAVLSGLSGNVYFHWMVDVLPRIELLRHSGRDLAEIDWFLVNSCQHQFQRESLRILGIPEEKVLESDRLPHIQATELIVPSFAGYLGWPSGWGMDFLRREFLKGILPSSSYPKRIYISRSKARYRRVLNEEDVVEVLEKFGFVSILPESLSLAEQIAHFYHAEVIVAAHGSGLTNTIFCSQGTKVIELVSPHYISHYYWGISQYLQLEHYFLTGEAFECYPIRQLMYQNSLTEDILVNLSSLKKMVEVVGLG